The DNA window AGAGCTTTCGTCTGTTCTTCTTGCCTTTGCGGCCGCAGTCGCTCCGGCGGCCACGCCGCCTATCACCACAATTTTTCTTCCCATTTATTTCTCTCCGTACAGAACGCAGTCCTCCCCTCGCCCTGTAATATTGATAGTGTAAAAACGGTTCGGTTCGCACCCGGCGGGCATACTGACCTCAAAATAATTGTCCGTAATGCCTTCTCCGTTTTTCTGGGCAAGCACCCTGAAAGACTTTCCGATGCATCTGTCCGCAGCTTCGGCCTTAAGCCTGTCACCGAGGATTCGCAGACGTTCGGCACGCTCCTTTTTCACAGCGCCCTTTATTTTGTCCTTCATGCTGCTTGCCGCCGTTCCTTCTCTGTCAGAATATTGAAATACATGGAGAAAATCAACTCCTGATGAACATATGGTATTTATACATTCATCAAAATGAGCCTCCGTTTCCCCCGGAAAGCCTGTTATGACATCTGCACCCACAGTGAGGCCGTTTATCTTTTGTTTAAAAGCGGAGACCTTCGCTATGTATTCCTCCGCAGTGTAATGCCTGTTCATATTTTTCAGAATCTCCGTTGAGCCGCTTTGAAGCGGTATGTGGAGATGTCTGCATATTTTATCGCTGTGAAAAATCTCCTCAAGCCTCCCGTCCAGCTCATTGAGTTCCACTGAGGTGAGGCGAATGCGGAAATCACCTTCGATGGCGATAAGCTTTTCCAGAAGCGCAGCAAGGCTTGAGCCCGTGTCCTGTCCGTATTTGCCGATATGTATTCCCACAGGAACAATCTCCCTG is part of the Geovibrio ferrireducens genome and encodes:
- the mtaB gene encoding tRNA (N(6)-L-threonylcarbamoyladenosine(37)-C(2))-methylthiotransferase MtaB, producing the protein MVAPYSIWNADSVNAKGIRSSAERMPSRFIIGNLQGSIIFKKTDGSPPSMNIYIYTFGCKVNQVESEHLIGRAGENGLIVVNEASLADAVIINSCAVTERAVNKMLSLLRKIKKDRPDVFALVTGCAADLLTEKLKESGTDVVVTNAGKKDAVEYLLEKRDFYNSIETRTVLDIGYTPMKSRTRAFVKIQDGCDSFCSYCIIPMLRGKPVSKPEDDVVNEVTRLIAEGHREIVPVGIHIGKYGQDTGSSLAALLEKLIAIEGDFRIRLTSVELNELDGRLEEIFHSDKICRHLHIPLQSGSTEILKNMNRHYTAEEYIAKVSAFKQKINGLTVGADVITGFPGETEAHFDECINTICSSGVDFLHVFQYSDREGTAASSMKDKIKGAVKKERAERLRILGDRLKAEAADRCIGKSFRVLAQKNGEGITDNYFEVSMPAGCEPNRFYTINITGRGEDCVLYGEK